The DNA region ACTGGACAGCGACACCCATCTCGGTCCGGGAAGTCTCAGGGCAGCCAGTCTGGCGGCCGGCGCGGCCTGCCAAGGCGTAGACGAAGTCATGCGCGATGCAGGCCAGAGTGCATTTGCCATTGTGCGGCCACCGGGCCATCACGCCGAATCGGCACGCGCCATGGGCTTCTGTTTTTATAACAGTATCGCCATCGCCGCCCTGCACGCGGTCGAGACTCATGGCCTTGATCGTGTTGCAGTGTGCGATTTCGATGTTCACCACGGCAACGGGACCGAGGCCATTCTGGCCGGCAACAGCAAGACCCTGTTCCTGTCCAGTCACCAGTCACCGCTGTACCCCGGAACCGGACAACCCGATGCACCGCATGCCGATAACGTCCGCAACCATACCCTCCCGACCGGCTCCGGCAGCAACGAGTTCCGCGAACTCTGGCTTGAGCACCTGCTGCCGGAACTGGAGCAATACCGCCCGCAACTGATTCTGGTTTCAGCCGGCTTCGATGCCCACTGGCGCGATCCGCTGGCCCAGCTCGAACTCAAGGATGAGGACTACTACTGGATTGGCGACCAACTCAAGGCGCTGGCCCGGAAGTCCGCCAACGGCCGCCTGGTCGCCTCGCTGGAAGGCGGTTACGACCTGAAAGGACTTAAAGAAAGTGTGCTGGCGTTTGGGGAGGGGATTGAGTGACGAAAAATGGATGGACGGGAGACGGGAGACGGGAGACGGAAGGCCAACCCCCTCTTCTTCTCTCCCTCTCCCCACCTGCCGAAGGCAGGCCCATCTGAAGCGCACTGAGAGGCACGACTATTAACCCCGCAGTCTCCCGATGAATTACATCACATCTCCGCGCAGCACGAACACCGAACATTTGGCCTTGCTGGCCAGTTCACCGGAGTGAGACGGAATCAAGTGCAGCTTGTCCGCCACACCCGGAACATGTGATGCAGTCACGATAAGGTCGGCACCGATGTCATCGGCGGCCTCCAGCAGTTTCTTTTCCAGCTCCACCGTTACGTCAGTACTGTCCTTGGTCAGCGACGCGGTCGGCACACCGTGCTTTTCACCCTGTTCCTCGGCAAACTTCGCAAGGTTTCGCGCGTGCTCCTCAGGTGTCTTGGCTGCCCGATTGGGAACACGACCGGCAACGGTCACGAAATGCAAGGTTGCATGCCATTTTTTTGCCAGGGTTGCAGCAATCTCAAGGGACCGTTCCAGCTTGTCGACATGCTGCAGGTCGACAGGAACCATGATTTTCTCAAACATCGTCATTTCCTCACCGAGTGGGTTGAGTGGATGGAGTTTTCACACCCGTTAGTTCATATGCCCCAGGCAGGCACGTCAGAACGTACCTGCCTGGAGCGAACAGGCTAGTCGTGTGCTGATGAACCAGCCGCCTGACTCGAACCGTACTTCAGCAAGTACAGCTCGTGGCGCAGGCCTATGGCCAGGCTGACACACATGACCAGCAGCACGACGACAAATGGCAGCCCCGTACTGACGGAGCCGGCCTGCAGGGCGCTCAGTGCGGCATCTCCGCCGACGGCCAGCAGGACACCGGCGATCAGCCCTTCGATGACGACCCAGAACACACGCTGGCCGGTCGGCGCATCGGTCTTTCCGCCGGCGGTGATGGAATCAAGTACCAGGGAGCCCGAGTCCGACGAGGTAATGAAGAACACCAGCACCAGGCAGATGGCCAGGAACGAAGTGATTGCCGTAAATGGCAGATTCTCCAGCATCTGGAACAGTGCCAGCGAGGAGTCTGTAATGCCATCGGAGGCCAGAGCGCCGACATCCTGAACCACCTGATTGATGCCATTGCCACCAAATGCACTCATCCAGAAAACGGTGACGACCGTCGGCACGATCAGTACCGCAGTCATGAACTCTCGAACCGTTCGCCCGCGTGAAACGCGAGCGATAAACATGCCCACAAACGGCGACCACGAAATCCACCAGGCCCAGAAGAAAATGGTCCAGCCATGGTAGAAGGTGTCGTCCTCACGTCCCACGGGGTTGCTCAGAGGCAGGAGATACTGGAAGTAACCGGCCACCGTGGTTCCGGTGTTCTGGACGAAGGCAATCAAACCGCCTGCCACCATGACAAAACCCAGCAGGGCAATGGCAGCGATCATGTTGATGTTACTAAGTATCCGTACACCGCCATGGATGCCGCGCAGCACCGAAATCAGTGCAATGGCAGTCACGCCCACAATAATGGCAATCTGCGTGGTCAGACCGCCATCGATACCAAACAGGAAGCTCATGCCGCCGGCAGCCTGTTGGGCGCCCAGCCCGAGAGATGTCGCCAGGCCGAATAGTGTTGCCAGCACGGCGAGCGTATCGATGACATGCCCGATGGGCCCCCAGCATCGATCGCCGATCAAGGGGTAGAAGGTGGAGCGGATGGTCAACGGCAGGCCCTTGTTGTAGGCAAAGAAGGCCAGTGACAAAGCCACCACGCCATAAATCGCCCAGGGATGCAGACCCCAGTGGTACATGGTCGCACCCAATGAGGCGGTGGCATCTCCGCCATCCACGTTCAGCGGGGTACCGAACCATTCAGTGAAGTATCCCACCGGCTCGGCCACCGCCCAGAACATCAACCCGATGCCCATACCTGCGGCAAACAGCATGGCAAACCAGGACGGCAGAGAAAAATCGGGCGTGGCCTCTGTGCCACCGATCTTGATCTTGCCGACTGGCAGAACAATCAGTGCCAGGCAGAACAATACAAAGATATTTCCGGCCGACAGGAACAGCCAGTCGAAAGTCTCTCCGACCCAGACACGGGTGCTTTCCAGCACTGAGTTGGCCTGGTCAGGGAAAACCAGCGAAAGTATGACAAAGACAAGAATCAGCGCCGCGCTAACCGGGAACACGGGAGCATGTAAATCCAGCCCCATGGTCTGGATATTGTCCTGCCCGATTTCATAGTCGGTATCGTATAAGTCCTCGATCTCTTCTACGAGTTTCTGTTCTTCATTCTGGTTCGATTCTGACATGGTCGATTCTCCTCATTGACTGCAGCTTAAACGCTCGATCAAAAGCCGGTTATTGTTGTTATTCCGGCTTTCGATCGAGCTTGCTGAGCACATTGGCAATTAGAAGTAGTAGCCAATATTGATATTGAAGCGGGAATCCCAGCGCCCGGCCGTGGTCGCATCCAGGCCGATGCCATCGCCTCCGGCAAACCACATGTTGCGGCCGGTAATCCAGTCGAAATAGGCAAACACACCACCAGCGGCAACAGAGCAACCAGTGACGCTCTGCACCGAGTTGGAGCTGCTGTCCACGTCGGGGTCAACGTAAGTCCCTTCGTTATAGCAGTTGGCCCAGGTGATCGGACCCCAGTCCAGATCAAAGGAGCGAGAGATGCTGTAAGTGTAGGTATTGGCCTTGGCGGCAATCATGAACGGGAAGGCGAACGCGCCTTTCTGCACGAAGTCGTCCGAGACGCCAGCCGGGTTCTCTGGATTGTACTCATAGCGCAGGGCCATCGCCCGCACGTTCCAGTCGCCGAAGTAACCGTCGAAGTCGACACCAGCAGCCCAGCGATCACCGTTGCGCTCAGTGATGCGGTTGTACATCTGGCCGGCCTGCAGACTCAGGCCCAGGTTGACACTGTCGCCACCATCGAGTGCAAGATGACGCTCTGCACGGAAATTGAACTGGTTGGTTTCCGTATTGCCTTGATCGCCGCCAGTGACCAGATCAAAGGAGTATCTATCGGCACGGGCATCGTTGGCATACTCCGGATTCTTGTAGAAGCCGTAGTACAGGGTCCAGTCATCACTCGGCGTGTGAACGAACTTGATGCCGGTGTCGTAATCGTCCTCGTAGCCCAGGTAATAGTTACCGGTAAACCAGAAACTATGGCTCATGTACGGCTGAATCCCGAATGGGACGCGGTTGATCCCCAGTTGCATCTGCAACTCATCGGAGAAGTCATAGCCGACCCAGGCATGGTGAATGGCCTGAAAGTCATTGTAGCGACGCCATTCGGCATCAAGAATCACGTTACCGACCGAACCACTGAAATTGACTCGGAACAGTTCCAGTTCGAAATCGCTATAGCGATCCTTGAGCTGGTCGTTGTAGTCCTGCCACCAGACATTCAGTCGAACGGCGCCACCGACGTCGATGCCATCGGGATCCTCCTCTTCGACCACGGACTCTTCAACCTGCACGATACGCGTCTCGATCTCCTCGCGCTCTTCGCGTTCGCGATCGCGTTCGTCACGCAGCTCACCGAGTTGCTGTTGCATTTCCAGCAACTGCTGTTGCATGGCTTCGATCTGCCGCTTGAGAATCTCGGCCTCGTCTTCGCCTTCCGATGCAGATGAAATGGTTGCGGCACCAACCAGAACGGCGGCGACCAGGGCTGTGGATAGCTGGCGTTTCATGCGTAGTACTCCCCTGTTGCGCAGTGAATAATCATCCGCGACCAGATCGGCACACCGCTCGGCAGGCTCCCTCTTCCAGCGTGAGCGCCCAGCCAGAGCATGCTGGGGACGGACAGACCGCCCCTCGGCAAGTTCGACATTCCGTACCGACCCTGCCACGGAATCAGCTTCCAATTAACAGCACGGTAACAGATCGGCAACGATCATGGCAATGGCGACGGTGTAGTCGCCCGGCACTGTTGGACTGTGCGCATGTGATGTCGGCGACGCGCCAGGTCTGAATCGGCCACTGCTGGCTGTGCCTCGACCATGTCGATATAGGCTTGAGGCAAAGAATGATAGCGCGCACCTGCTGCAACCAATGCGCAATACCAATCATACGGATGCATGATTTGCGTTGTCCAATGTGAAGGCGTCAAATACGCCAACGCCGGAACCCACTGCTTGCCAATACAGACATCGAACCGGAACGTTTCATAGCCTCCGCCGCAGCCCTCGAACTGATCAAGAACGGGTAGCTGGTATTCATGCACCCGGTATGCAGCAGCCCAGGCACAATGGTCGCTGCCGGGCATCGGCCTGAGATTGGCCTTCGCCGACCCATCAGCGCCGCGCTTGTCAAAACACAGTCGCCATCCGGGCAGCCCCACGACTCCGGCCAGTTCGATATCGCCGATACGTTCGCGCAGGCGGTGCGGATGCAGATTGGATCCGTAGGCCAGGTAGATCAGGGGCGATGCATCCGGCATTACACCAGACCGCGGGGTCGAAACAATGCGTCATGCAGGTTCAGGGCATAGCGATCGGTCATGCCGCTGACATAGTCGAGAACCTGTGTCAGCGCATCGGCCTCGTCGATGCGATAGGAATCGGGGATCTGGTCAGGATGTTTGAGCAGGTGATCGACGAGCTGACGGATCACGCCCCTGGCACGTGCTGCCTGGGCCTCGGCTTCAGGTCGCTGATAGACAGTTTCAAACATGAATTCACGGAAGTGACGCATGGCCAGCAGAACTTCGGATGACATCGTGACCTTGCCGCGGCTGACCGACTCGTCGATCACAGCCTCGATCATGACGTTGATCCAGCTGCGACCATTGAGCGCACCGAGTACCTTGACGACGTCACCGGGCACATCGCGCGGCGCAATCACACCGGCCCGTATCGCATCCTGGAGATCGTGATTGAGATAGGCGATGCGATCGGCAAACCGGCAAACCCAGCCTTCGGCCGTGTGCGGCGGCGGCTTGACCCGCCAGGTGTGAGCGCGGATGCCATCGAGCACTTCCCAGGTCAGGTTGCGCGGCTCGAGCACGCTGAAGATGCGCACACCCTGGTCCGAGTGCAGCCACTCACCGTCTTCCACGTACTCTGACAAAACGGCTTCACCGGAATGGCCAAACGGTGTGTGTCCGCAGTCATGGGCCAAACAGATGGCCTCGGTCAGGGTTTCGTTGAGCCCCAGGGCAACGGCAATGGCACGCGCCACCTGGGTGACCTGAAGGGTATGACTCATGCGGGTGACGATGTGATCACCCTCGGGATTGATGAAGACCTGGGTCTTGTGCTTGAGGCGCCGGAAGGCCTTGGAATGCAGCACCCGGTCGCGATCGCGCTCGAACTCGGTCCGGTACGGATCCGGCGCCTCCTCCTGCTCCCGTCCGCGACTGTCGGCCGAACGGGTGGCCAGGGCAGAAAGGTGATCCTCCCGGGCTTCGCGCATCTGGCGGGTGACCGGCGCCAGTGATGCAGATCGGTCGGTCACCGCCCGGCTCACGGCAGTTCCAGCAGGGTGGTGCCGGTCTGGTCAGTAAAGCCCACCAGCACGACCTGGCCGGTATCGATGACCGGGCGCTTGATCAGCGCCGGGTGCTCCCGCAACAGCGGCAGCGCCCCTTCGGCGGTCCGGACCTGTTCACGGTCCGGGTCATCCAGCCCGCGCCAGGTCGTTGAACGCCGATTGACCAGATTGTCGACGCCCACCTCGTCCAG from Wenzhouxiangella sp. AB-CW3 includes:
- a CDS encoding gamma-glutamylcyclotransferase family protein → MPDASPLIYLAYGSNLHPHRLRERIGDIELAGVVGLPGWRLCFDKRGADGSAKANLRPMPGSDHCAWAAAYRVHEYQLPVLDQFEGCGGGYETFRFDVCIGKQWVPALAYLTPSHWTTQIMHPYDWYCALVAAGARYHSLPQAYIDMVEAQPAVADSDLARRRHHMRTVQQCRATTPSPLP
- a CDS encoding universal stress protein, which encodes MFEKIMVPVDLQHVDKLERSLEIAATLAKKWHATLHFVTVAGRVPNRAAKTPEEHARNLAKFAEEQGEKHGVPTASLTKDSTDVTVELEKKLLEAADDIGADLIVTASHVPGVADKLHLIPSHSGELASKAKCSVFVLRGDVM
- a CDS encoding histone deacetylase family protein, which codes for MSLLVLTHADCRRHTPPEGHPERPERLDAALRGIDEIKSHRQRPAEPAQHSQLLLAHGPNYLNSLENLAAAGNRVSLDSDTHLGPGSLRAASLAAGAACQGVDEVMRDAGQSAFAIVRPPGHHAESARAMGFCFYNSIAIAALHAVETHGLDRVAVCDFDVHHGNGTEAILAGNSKTLFLSSHQSPLYPGTGQPDAPHADNVRNHTLPTGSGSNEFRELWLEHLLPELEQYRPQLILVSAGFDAHWRDPLAQLELKDEDYYWIGDQLKALARKSANGRLVASLEGGYDLKGLKESVLAFGEGIE
- a CDS encoding BCCT family transporter, giving the protein MSESNQNEEQKLVEEIEDLYDTDYEIGQDNIQTMGLDLHAPVFPVSAALILVFVILSLVFPDQANSVLESTRVWVGETFDWLFLSAGNIFVLFCLALIVLPVGKIKIGGTEATPDFSLPSWFAMLFAAGMGIGLMFWAVAEPVGYFTEWFGTPLNVDGGDATASLGATMYHWGLHPWAIYGVVALSLAFFAYNKGLPLTIRSTFYPLIGDRCWGPIGHVIDTLAVLATLFGLATSLGLGAQQAAGGMSFLFGIDGGLTTQIAIIVGVTAIALISVLRGIHGGVRILSNINMIAAIALLGFVMVAGGLIAFVQNTGTTVAGYFQYLLPLSNPVGREDDTFYHGWTIFFWAWWISWSPFVGMFIARVSRGRTVREFMTAVLIVPTVVTVFWMSAFGGNGINQVVQDVGALASDGITDSSLALFQMLENLPFTAITSFLAICLVLVFFITSSDSGSLVLDSITAGGKTDAPTGQRVFWVVIEGLIAGVLLAVGGDAALSALQAGSVSTGLPFVVVLLVMCVSLAIGLRHELYLLKYGSSQAAGSSAHD
- a CDS encoding HD domain-containing protein yields the protein MTDRSASLAPVTRQMREAREDHLSALATRSADSRGREQEEAPDPYRTEFERDRDRVLHSKAFRRLKHKTQVFINPEGDHIVTRMSHTLQVTQVARAIAVALGLNETLTEAICLAHDCGHTPFGHSGEAVLSEYVEDGEWLHSDQGVRIFSVLEPRNLTWEVLDGIRAHTWRVKPPPHTAEGWVCRFADRIAYLNHDLQDAIRAGVIAPRDVPGDVVKVLGALNGRSWINVMIEAVIDESVSRGKVTMSSEVLLAMRHFREFMFETVYQRPEAEAQAARARGVIRQLVDHLLKHPDQIPDSYRIDEADALTQVLDYVSGMTDRYALNLHDALFRPRGLV
- a CDS encoding arsenate reductase, with the translated sequence MNLYGIKTCDTCRKARKWLDAAGVSYRWHDLREEVPNEDTLRHWLDEVGVDNLVNRRSTTWRGLDDPDREQVRTAEGALPLLREHPALIKRPVIDTGQVVLVGFTDQTGTTLLELP